The following is a genomic window from Methanolinea sp..
CGTGATGACGGTCGTCGCGGTGCTGGACTGGATGACCGCGGTGACGAGGGTTCCCGCGAGGACTCCCCGGGCCGGGGTGCAGGTCACTTTCTGGATGAAGGAGCGGAAGTGCTCCCCCGCAGCCTGCTGGATCTCGCGGGAAAACTGCTCGATCCCGTAGAGGAAGAGGATTATTACGGGAATGACGGCAAAGACGAGTTCAATGAATATCATGTCCCCGCCCCGCGCGCACCCGCTCCGACGCGCACGCGGTGCCCCGTGCGGATCACCCGCGCTGCGGCACGGCCTCCCCCGGCCTCTTCAGGACGAGGATCGGGACACGTGTCGTTCGCACGACGTTTCCGGTCGTCGTCCCGAGGAATCTCGGGATGAACCCCCTCCTGCCGGCCGACTTCACCACGATGAGCGAGGCGCCCTCCTCCCTCGCGTGCGCGGCGATCTCCTCGGCGGTATTCCCGGCCCTGAGCGCCGTTCCGACCGGGACATTCCTCCGCGAGAACACCTCCGCGCACTTCTCGAGCTGGGCCCGCGCGGAATCCGCCAGTTGCCGGGTCTCGCGTTCCGGGGCGCCGCGGTCCATCACGTGGAGGATGGTGACGCGTGCGGGGCGGGGGAGCCTCTCCGCGGCGAGCGCGGAAATGTCCGGCGGAGAAAAGTCTGTGCAGATGAGCACGTGGGAAAAAAGGTCCGCGCAGGGATGCACCTTGCCCTCGGCCCTCTCCTCTTGCGGTCTCCCGACGAGGAGGATATCGGTCTGCCCGTCGCGGAGGACATCGGTCGCGACACTCCCCACGAAGATGGACTCGATGACGCCCTGTCCTTTCCTCCCCATGAGGGTAAGGGAGCTCCCCTCGGCGTCTGCAACCCGGTTGACCACGTCCGAGATACTCCCGCCCGTGATCTCTTCCACGCGCACCTTCACGGAGAAGCGTGTTTCACCCGCTTTCCTCACGAGTTCCTCGAGGCGGAGACGGGCATAGTCAGCCTCCGG
Proteins encoded in this region:
- a CDS encoding universal stress protein → MYEKVLVPFDFSPDSQHAFSCLRYIPGIRQVDLLHVVYTKHPSIPGEYVSPEADYARLRLEELVRKAGETRFSVKVRVEEITGGSISDVVNRVADAEGSSLTLMGRKGQGVIESIFVGSVATDVLRDGQTDILLVGRPQEERAEGKVHPCADLFSHVLICTDFSPPDISALAAERLPRPARVTILHVMDRGAPERETRQLADSARAQLEKCAEVFSRRNVPVGTALRAGNTAEEIAAHAREEGASLIVVKSAGRRGFIPRFLGTTTGNVVRTTRVPILVLKRPGEAVPQRG